From the genome of Phytohabitans rumicis, one region includes:
- a CDS encoding ABC transporter ATP-binding protein, whose amino-acid sequence MRYMWWLVRSQPVRVLRGSLIGTAWMIGLSVRPYLISRAIDDGLRAHDRRALALWVGAITVAGFGLAYLGIMRHRTMTFVREDATARSAGVLLRQLSRIGAVLPRKLAAGEIATVGGADIGNVSAVLTMTGPGVGAVLAYAVVAVLLWSVSPFLALCVLLGVPAMAVLVGPLLRRLESAEHVYRRQQGALTARAGDIVAGLRVLAGVGGRGLFARRYAAHSEQLLALGYRVGAVRSWIDALAIVIPGLFLSAVVWLAARMAVQGDITIGQMVAVYGYVTVLIVPVWFLLESAYQMIRGRVAARRIVTLLSLTPDDAGGPGTRPVPARPADLHDPGSGLLVPAGRLVGVAADDPAEATALGDRLGRFIRSDVTWGGVPIREMALDEVRARILVADHDSYLFAGTLREILRIRDGVGDAEIRSAMRAASAEDVVDALPDGLATSVTARARTLSGGQRQRVRLARALLAEPDVLILVDPTSAVDAHTEARIGQRLRDARAGHTTVVISTSPLLLGCADTVAHVRDGRVLAAGRHAELLEQDPSYRALVARDADIEDEAGHGRVRR is encoded by the coding sequence ATGCGGTACATGTGGTGGTTGGTCCGCAGCCAGCCGGTGCGCGTGCTGCGCGGCAGCCTGATCGGCACGGCGTGGATGATCGGGCTGTCGGTGCGGCCATACCTGATCTCCCGGGCCATCGACGATGGGCTTCGTGCGCACGACCGGCGGGCCTTGGCGCTGTGGGTGGGTGCGATCACGGTCGCCGGGTTCGGGCTGGCGTACCTGGGCATCATGCGGCACCGCACGATGACGTTCGTCCGGGAAGACGCGACCGCCAGGTCCGCCGGTGTCCTGCTGCGTCAGCTGTCCCGCATCGGCGCCGTGCTGCCGCGCAAGCTGGCCGCGGGCGAGATCGCCACCGTGGGCGGCGCCGACATCGGGAATGTGTCGGCGGTACTGACGATGACCGGGCCGGGCGTGGGCGCCGTCCTCGCGTACGCGGTCGTCGCCGTCCTGCTGTGGTCGGTGTCCCCGTTCCTCGCGCTGTGTGTGCTGCTCGGAGTGCCGGCGATGGCGGTCCTCGTCGGGCCGCTGTTGCGCCGCCTGGAGAGTGCCGAGCATGTTTACCGGCGACAGCAGGGCGCGCTGACAGCCCGGGCGGGCGACATCGTGGCGGGGCTGCGGGTGCTCGCCGGCGTTGGCGGGCGGGGCCTGTTCGCCCGGCGGTATGCGGCTCACTCCGAGCAGTTGCTGGCCCTGGGTTATCGGGTCGGCGCGGTCCGGAGCTGGATCGACGCGCTGGCGATCGTGATACCTGGGCTGTTCCTCTCAGCCGTGGTGTGGCTCGCGGCCCGGATGGCGGTGCAGGGCGACATCACGATCGGGCAGATGGTGGCCGTGTACGGCTATGTGACGGTGCTGATCGTGCCGGTCTGGTTCCTGTTGGAAAGCGCCTACCAGATGATTCGCGGTCGGGTCGCCGCCCGGCGGATCGTCACCCTGCTGAGCCTGACGCCGGACGACGCCGGTGGCCCCGGCACCCGGCCCGTTCCGGCGCGTCCCGCCGACCTCCACGATCCCGGCAGCGGGCTGCTGGTGCCCGCCGGCCGGCTGGTCGGCGTGGCGGCCGACGACCCGGCCGAGGCGACCGCGCTCGGTGACCGGCTCGGGCGGTTCATCCGCAGCGACGTCACCTGGGGTGGCGTTCCGATCAGGGAGATGGCGCTCGACGAGGTGCGGGCCCGGATCCTCGTCGCCGACCACGACTCCTACCTTTTCGCGGGCACGCTGCGCGAGATCTTGCGGATCCGGGACGGCGTCGGCGATGCCGAGATCCGGTCGGCGATGCGGGCCGCGTCCGCCGAGGACGTCGTCGACGCGCTGCCCGACGGATTGGCCACCTCGGTCACCGCGCGCGCCCGCACCCTCTCCGGCGGCCAGCGGCAGCGGGTACGCCTGGCGCGAGCCTTGCTGGCCGAACCCGACGTGCTGATTCTGGTCGACCCGACCTCCGCGGTCGACGCGCACACCGAGGCGCGCATCGGGCAGCGACTGCGTGACGCGCGGGCCGGCCATACCACGGTCGTCATCTCCACGTCGCCGTTGCTGCTTGGCTGCGCCGACACGGTGGCGCACGTACGCGACGGGCGGGTCCTCGCCGCCGGACGCCATGCCGAGCTGCTCGAACAAGACCCGAGCTACCGGGCATTGGTGGCGCGGGACGCCGACATCGAAGACGAAGCGGGCCACGGCAGGGTGCGGCGATGA
- a CDS encoding L-threonylcarbamoyladenylate synthase, which produces MATYFEVHPDNPQPRSIRQVVDVVRAGGLIAYPTDSCFALGCQMGNTASLERIRDIRKLDPSHHFTLVCRDFAQLGQLVKITNSMFRLIKAATPGPYTFVLPATRDVPRRLMHPRKRTVGVRIPDHRVAQALLAELGEPMLSSTLLLPGEDDPMTNGQQIKQRLEHEIDAVIDSGDCGTEPTTVVDLSQDEPQIVRVGAGDPSRFE; this is translated from the coding sequence GTGGCGACCTATTTCGAGGTGCATCCGGACAACCCGCAGCCGCGTTCGATCCGGCAGGTCGTCGACGTGGTGCGCGCGGGCGGGCTGATCGCATATCCGACGGACTCGTGCTTCGCTCTCGGCTGCCAAATGGGCAACACGGCCAGCCTGGAGCGCATCCGCGACATCCGCAAGCTCGACCCGAGCCACCATTTCACGCTCGTCTGCCGGGACTTCGCCCAACTCGGCCAGCTCGTCAAGATTACTAACTCGATGTTCCGGCTGATCAAGGCCGCCACACCCGGCCCGTACACGTTCGTGCTGCCGGCGACCCGGGACGTGCCGCGTCGGCTGATGCACCCGCGCAAGCGCACGGTCGGCGTGCGTATTCCCGACCACCGCGTCGCGCAGGCACTACTGGCCGAACTCGGCGAACCGATGCTGTCCAGCACCCTGCTGCTGCCCGGGGAGGACGACCCCATGACGAACGGCCAGCAGATCAAGCAGCGACTCGAACACGAGATCGACGCCGTGATCGACTCCGGCGACTGCGGGACCGAGCCCACCACCGTCGTCGACCTGTCCCAGGACGAGCCGCAGATCGTACGCGTCGGCGCCGGCGATCCATCGCGATTCGAATAG
- the rnhA gene encoding ribonuclease HI: MPRDDRPRAVDIYTDGACSGNPGPGGWGALLRYGAYEKELCGGEATATTNNRMELMAPIVALESLTRPSVVRVHTDSTYVRDGITKWVLRWKQNGWQTTGKQPVKNADLWRRLDAAVGRHQVEWHWVKGHAGHPENERADQLAAKGMREARKA, translated from the coding sequence ATGCCGCGTGATGACCGGCCTCGGGCGGTGGACATCTACACCGACGGCGCGTGCAGCGGAAATCCGGGGCCGGGCGGTTGGGGCGCGCTGCTGCGGTACGGCGCGTACGAGAAGGAACTCTGCGGTGGTGAGGCGACCGCGACAACCAACAACCGGATGGAGCTGATGGCCCCGATCGTGGCGCTGGAGAGTCTGACCCGGCCTTCGGTGGTTCGGGTACACACCGACAGCACCTATGTGCGGGACGGCATCACGAAGTGGGTCCTGCGCTGGAAGCAGAACGGCTGGCAGACCACGGGCAAGCAGCCGGTCAAGAACGCCGACCTGTGGCGGCGCCTGGACGCCGCGGTCGGCCGGCATCAGGTGGAGTGGCACTGGGTCAAGGGCCACGCCGGCCATCCGGAGAACGAGCGTGCTGATCAACTGGCGGCCAAAGGCATGCGGGAGGCGCGAAAGGCGTAA
- a CDS encoding DinB family protein: MPKSRCDLLRWQFDMTWSLFEYHLERLAPADVLWEPAAHCWTVRPGAEGGWTPDWADAEPDPVPVPTIGWITWHIGWWWSVTIDHAQGRTPRERTDIHWPGDGIRTVAWLRDLRTEWLAVLGRLSDADLDETAPFPWQDDPEHTVAHMIAWVNAELMKNCAEIGQLRLLRIARG, encoded by the coding sequence GTGCCGAAATCCCGTTGCGACCTGCTGCGTTGGCAATTCGACATGACCTGGTCGCTGTTCGAGTACCACCTCGAGCGGCTGGCACCGGCCGATGTGCTCTGGGAACCCGCCGCGCACTGCTGGACGGTACGACCGGGTGCCGAGGGCGGATGGACGCCGGACTGGGCGGACGCCGAGCCCGACCCTGTCCCCGTCCCGACGATCGGCTGGATCACCTGGCACATCGGCTGGTGGTGGAGCGTCACGATCGACCACGCCCAGGGGCGGACCCCGCGGGAACGCACCGACATCCACTGGCCCGGGGACGGCATCAGGACCGTGGCGTGGCTGCGTGACCTGCGTACCGAGTGGTTGGCGGTGCTCGGCCGGCTCAGCGACGCCGACCTCGATGAGACCGCGCCGTTCCCGTGGCAGGACGACCCCGAACACACCGTCGCCCACATGATCGCCTGGGTGAACGCCGAGCTGATGAAGAACTGCGCCGAGATCGGCCAACTCCGGTTGCTACGGATCGCGCGCGGGTAG
- a CDS encoding AraC family transcriptional regulator gives MTRKAYSFVRTFAREPARVLNVDRHYLLCASAGVLRLEAQGQAWLLPPARAALIEAGRAIQVSIPQPVTTASVLFDTGFTPGPPAPLTVFDLTPLARVLVSECGAWGDSDEPLTAYAETLFAALAAVTWRLAEQPSPVVVPAGRSPELRRALHLTAQRLGSQISFEDVADEVGLAPRSLARRFEDETGMTWRAVLRRMRVLRAIEELAAGDTPITKIAFMVGYTSLSAFNAAFRQLTARTPTDYRASFRP, from the coding sequence ATGACCCGGAAGGCGTACAGCTTCGTCCGCACCTTCGCGCGGGAGCCGGCCCGCGTTCTCAATGTGGACCGGCACTACCTGCTCTGCGCCTCAGCCGGCGTCCTGCGGCTGGAAGCGCAGGGCCAGGCATGGCTGCTGCCGCCGGCACGGGCCGCCCTGATCGAGGCGGGCCGGGCGATCCAGGTGAGCATCCCGCAGCCGGTCACCACCGCATCGGTCCTGTTCGATACCGGGTTCACGCCGGGCCCGCCCGCGCCGTTGACCGTGTTCGACCTCACCCCCTTGGCGCGCGTACTGGTGAGCGAGTGCGGCGCGTGGGGCGACAGCGACGAACCCCTCACGGCGTACGCCGAGACGCTGTTCGCGGCCCTCGCCGCGGTGACCTGGCGGCTGGCCGAGCAGCCGAGTCCAGTCGTCGTGCCGGCCGGGCGGTCACCGGAACTACGCCGAGCCCTGCACCTGACCGCGCAGCGGCTCGGCAGCCAGATCAGCTTCGAGGACGTGGCGGACGAGGTGGGCCTGGCACCGCGGTCGCTGGCGCGGCGTTTCGAGGACGAGACCGGCATGACATGGCGGGCAGTCCTGCGCCGCATGCGGGTGCTACGCGCGATCGAAGAACTCGCTGCGGGCGACACACCGATCACCAAGATCGCATTCATGGTCGGCTACACCTCGCTGTCAGCCTTCAACGCCGCGTTCCGACAGCTGACCGCACGTACACCCACGGATTACCGAGCCAGCTTCCGGCCCTGA
- a CDS encoding putative quinol monooxygenase, which yields MILDFSTAAADRPAALAQLDGEREQVRAMPGNVAFRVYADREDENRVGVIHEWDDEESFVGYQQSDSFARSGEVLRPMMIGAPVSRRFHAELRETLA from the coding sequence GTGATTCTCGACTTCAGTACCGCTGCTGCCGACCGGCCGGCTGCCCTGGCCCAGCTCGACGGGGAACGTGAGCAGGTGCGTGCGATGCCGGGCAATGTCGCCTTCCGGGTTTACGCCGACCGCGAGGACGAGAACAGGGTTGGCGTGATCCACGAGTGGGACGATGAGGAGTCGTTCGTCGGCTACCAGCAGTCGGATTCCTTCGCCCGCTCCGGCGAGGTGCTTCGGCCGATGATGATCGGGGCGCCGGTGAGCCGGCGCTTTCACGCGGAGCTGCGGGAGACCCTTGCCTGA
- a CDS encoding SMI1/KNR4 family protein codes for MRRVTLIAVLAVLAIVAAGCQTGGPEVRVELTTRPRPALPTAIPTYVHSEPPRTPHPPGALCPTGRPPEPPRATGQPDVTARVNRAWDRIERWLRAHAPATLATLKAPASARRVRAAEAAMSVGFPADLVASLRRHDGARTTNLSTVFQLPPMYGLMSLDEVRQDWRTRCGIIERAGDQPGWWWHAKFVPFAQDFGGDVLVVDQRPEGGGRVGLHSHEDGMHFEGEPDSLATLLEQTARALDSGQPCGGYRAEVNEVGGLDWVPA; via the coding sequence GTGCGCCGGGTCACCCTGATCGCCGTCCTCGCTGTCCTCGCCATCGTGGCCGCCGGCTGTCAGACCGGCGGGCCCGAGGTCCGGGTCGAGCTGACCACCCGGCCGCGGCCTGCGCTGCCGACGGCGATACCCACGTACGTCCACAGTGAACCGCCGCGTACGCCGCACCCGCCGGGCGCGCTCTGCCCGACCGGCCGCCCGCCGGAGCCGCCGCGCGCCACCGGCCAGCCGGATGTCACCGCGCGGGTCAACCGGGCGTGGGACCGCATCGAGCGGTGGCTCCGCGCGCACGCGCCCGCCACGCTGGCAACGCTGAAGGCGCCGGCCTCGGCGCGTCGGGTACGGGCCGCCGAGGCGGCGATGTCGGTCGGCTTCCCCGCCGATCTGGTCGCGTCGTTGCGCCGGCATGACGGGGCGCGCACGACCAACTTGTCCACGGTGTTCCAGCTGCCGCCGATGTACGGGCTGATGTCCCTGGACGAGGTGCGGCAGGACTGGCGTACCCGGTGCGGCATCATCGAGCGGGCGGGCGACCAGCCGGGCTGGTGGTGGCACGCCAAGTTCGTCCCGTTCGCGCAGGACTTCGGCGGTGACGTACTGGTGGTCGACCAGCGCCCCGAGGGCGGTGGCCGGGTTGGCCTGCACAGCCACGAAGACGGCATGCATTTCGAGGGTGAGCCGGACTCGCTGGCGACGCTGCTGGAGCAGACCGCGCGGGCGCTGGACAGCGGCCAGCCGTGCGGCGGCTACCGGGCTGAGGTGAACGAGGTGGGCGGCCTCGACTGGGTGCCCGCGTAG
- a CDS encoding YciI family protein, translating into MQYLISVIFDKPDLATPDEMAAIDVFNDQLNADGHWVFAGGLAEPGAATVIDNRGGEALFTDGPFLESKEYLAGFWIIEAAGLDVAHRLAAEGSRACNRKVEVRPFR; encoded by the coding sequence ATGCAGTACCTGATTTCCGTGATCTTTGACAAGCCCGACCTCGCCACCCCGGACGAGATGGCTGCGATCGACGTCTTCAACGACCAGCTCAACGCGGACGGTCACTGGGTCTTCGCCGGTGGCCTCGCGGAGCCAGGCGCGGCCACCGTCATCGACAACCGCGGTGGGGAGGCGCTGTTCACCGACGGGCCGTTCCTCGAGTCCAAGGAGTACCTCGCCGGCTTCTGGATCATCGAGGCCGCCGGCCTCGACGTGGCGCACAGGCTCGCCGCCGAGGGGTCGAGGGCCTGCAATCGGAAGGTCGAGGTGCGGCCGTTCCGGTGA
- a CDS encoding RNA polymerase sigma factor → MSEVDVPEAITQAHTREWARVVAALTRRFGDLDIAEEAAADAFATAVERWPADGVPPNPGAWLTTTANRKAIDRIRRENKRDDKQKEAQMLYDDDPPEPLGAIDDERLRLIFTCCHPALALETRVALTLRMVGGLTVPEIARAFLVQETAMGQRITRAKTKIKAARIPYRVPSAEDLPARVSGVLAVLFLVFNEGYLATGPDTDPVRHDLTAEAIRLTHLIRDLMPQDGEVAGLLALMLLTEARRTARVSATGELVTLDEQDRGAWDAALVAEGHRLVRERLAAGVAPGRYQILAAINAVHTSARDVRDTDWSQVVALYDQLVRIDTSPIIALNRAIAVAELDGPEVALAAVDRLEDRLAGYHAFHATRADLLRRLGRSQKSRAAYDKAIELAGNAAEIAYLTRRRDQLG, encoded by the coding sequence GTGAGCGAGGTCGACGTCCCGGAGGCGATCACCCAGGCGCACACGCGGGAGTGGGCGCGGGTGGTCGCCGCCCTGACCAGGCGTTTCGGTGACCTGGACATCGCCGAGGAGGCGGCGGCCGATGCGTTCGCGACCGCCGTCGAGCGGTGGCCGGCCGACGGCGTGCCCCCCAACCCCGGCGCCTGGCTGACCACCACCGCCAACCGCAAGGCCATCGACCGGATCCGGCGCGAGAACAAGCGCGACGACAAGCAGAAGGAGGCTCAGATGTTGTACGACGACGACCCGCCCGAGCCTCTCGGCGCCATCGACGACGAGCGGCTCCGCCTGATCTTCACCTGCTGTCACCCGGCGCTCGCGCTGGAGACCCGCGTGGCGCTGACGCTGCGCATGGTCGGCGGTCTGACCGTGCCCGAGATCGCCCGTGCCTTCCTGGTGCAGGAGACCGCCATGGGGCAGCGGATCACCCGCGCGAAGACCAAGATCAAGGCGGCTCGCATCCCCTATCGGGTGCCCTCCGCGGAGGATCTGCCGGCACGCGTCTCCGGCGTGCTCGCCGTCCTCTTCCTCGTCTTCAACGAGGGCTACCTGGCGACCGGCCCGGACACCGACCCCGTGCGTCACGACCTGACCGCCGAGGCGATCCGGCTCACCCACCTGATCCGTGACCTCATGCCGCAGGACGGCGAGGTGGCCGGGCTGCTGGCGCTGATGCTCCTCACCGAGGCCCGCCGCACCGCCCGGGTTTCGGCGACCGGCGAACTGGTCACCCTCGACGAGCAGGACCGCGGGGCCTGGGACGCGGCACTGGTCGCCGAGGGTCATCGGCTGGTGCGCGAGCGCCTGGCCGCCGGGGTGGCTCCGGGTCGCTACCAGATCCTCGCAGCGATCAACGCCGTACACACCTCCGCCCGCGATGTACGTGACACCGACTGGTCGCAGGTCGTCGCCCTCTACGACCAGCTCGTCCGCATCGACACCTCACCGATCATCGCCCTCAACCGGGCCATCGCGGTCGCCGAGCTTGACGGCCCAGAGGTCGCACTGGCAGCCGTCGACCGCCTTGAGGACAGGTTGGCCGGCTATCACGCCTTCCATGCGACCCGCGCCGACCTGCTGCGCCGGCTGGGGCGCAGTCAGAAGTCGCGCGCGGCGTACGACAAAGCCATCGAGCTGGCGGGCAACGCCGCCGAGATCGCCTACCTGACCCGCCGCCGCGACCAGCTGGGCTAG
- a CDS encoding L-tyrosine/L-tryptophan isonitrile synthase family protein, translating into MTADAPSTAVDRILHIITAQQRFTPGNECAVRPCPRCADVHGAKIQQQMARGEPLCFLLPAFPGKSPNPRKVLGVLPDMAEAVSLGRLDEMCRRIGAVYAPGAQVVICSDGRVFSDAVGIRDEAITAYQRALREMAGRIGPNTLALYHLDDVYPQASHEDMRATLTARYGEDLTLLKQWISEGGELLALYRGITRFLFEDADRPDRQDSRAARQRDSRARAYVVIQRSRAWGELVGRHFPDALRLSIHPQACGAKKLGISLMDATENWLTAWHGVAVDVGGRFLLMKRYHAESLGAELVHRDGRPSHFRLADPSSLPPSKEIQHETTAA; encoded by the coding sequence GTGACCGCGGACGCCCCTTCGACCGCTGTCGACCGGATTCTTCATATCATCACGGCCCAGCAGCGGTTCACGCCCGGCAACGAGTGCGCCGTGCGGCCCTGCCCGCGCTGCGCCGACGTGCACGGGGCGAAGATCCAGCAACAGATGGCGCGCGGTGAGCCGCTGTGCTTCCTGCTGCCCGCCTTCCCCGGCAAGTCACCGAACCCGCGCAAGGTCCTCGGCGTCCTGCCGGACATGGCCGAGGCCGTCTCGCTGGGTCGCCTCGATGAAATGTGCCGGCGTATCGGCGCCGTCTACGCTCCCGGCGCGCAGGTCGTCATCTGCTCCGACGGGCGGGTGTTCAGCGACGCGGTCGGCATCCGGGATGAGGCCATCACCGCGTACCAGCGCGCCCTGCGCGAGATGGCCGGGCGCATCGGTCCGAACACACTCGCGCTCTACCACCTCGACGACGTGTACCCCCAGGCGAGCCACGAGGACATGCGCGCGACGCTGACCGCCCGGTACGGCGAGGATCTGACCCTGCTCAAGCAGTGGATCAGCGAGGGCGGCGAGTTGCTGGCGCTGTACCGGGGAATCACCCGGTTCCTGTTCGAGGACGCCGACCGCCCGGACCGGCAGGACAGCCGGGCCGCCCGGCAACGCGACAGCCGGGCCCGCGCCTACGTGGTCATCCAGCGCAGCCGGGCGTGGGGCGAACTGGTCGGGCGGCACTTCCCCGACGCGCTGCGGCTGTCCATCCACCCCCAGGCATGCGGCGCGAAGAAGCTCGGCATCAGCCTGATGGACGCCACCGAGAACTGGCTGACCGCCTGGCACGGGGTTGCCGTGGACGTCGGCGGTCGCTTCCTGCTCATGAAGCGGTACCACGCGGAAAGCCTCGGCGCGGAGCTGGTCCACCGCGACGGGCGCCCCTCTCACTTCCGGCTCGCGGATCCGTCCAGCCTGCCGCCCTCGAAGGAGATCCAGCATGAGACCACCGCCGCCTAG
- a CDS encoding TauD/TfdA dioxygenase family protein, whose product MRPPPPSLLDHVELRPQAPFGLLVEARTGDARLDELPAKLLLDKAREHRLLLLRGFVPFADARQLTAFGEYLGDVPIWSFGPILELVEHEHPADGVFGNNWLPFHWDGMFLDRIPEFQVFQCIYAPGDGQGGRTVFSDTTLVLADLPADSRSVWEATEVVYTVAKKAHYGGLVRSPLVVPHPDRSFPTLRYHEPVPAEMAYPNPVTLRYEGIRPDEVPRVEQTVREALYHPRHAYTHDWHTGDVVIADNYTLLHARESYTRHCNRHLRRVHVMGDPPLTNPALPRP is encoded by the coding sequence ATGAGACCACCGCCGCCTAGCCTGCTCGATCACGTGGAACTACGGCCCCAGGCCCCGTTCGGGCTGCTCGTCGAGGCACGCACCGGGGATGCCCGGCTCGACGAGCTCCCGGCGAAGCTCTTGCTGGACAAGGCCCGCGAGCACCGGCTACTGCTGCTGCGCGGGTTCGTCCCCTTCGCCGACGCGCGGCAGTTGACCGCGTTCGGCGAGTACCTGGGCGACGTACCCATCTGGTCCTTCGGCCCGATCCTGGAGTTGGTCGAGCACGAGCACCCGGCGGACGGGGTGTTCGGCAACAACTGGCTGCCGTTCCACTGGGACGGCATGTTCCTCGATCGGATCCCGGAATTTCAAGTATTCCAATGCATCTACGCACCGGGCGATGGCCAGGGCGGGCGCACCGTCTTCTCGGACACCACGCTGGTCCTGGCGGACCTCCCGGCGGACTCGCGTTCCGTCTGGGAGGCGACCGAGGTGGTCTACACGGTCGCCAAGAAAGCCCACTACGGCGGGCTGGTGCGCTCCCCGCTGGTCGTACCGCATCCGGACCGCAGCTTCCCGACCTTGCGATACCACGAGCCGGTACCGGCGGAGATGGCCTACCCGAACCCGGTCACGCTGCGGTACGAGGGCATTCGCCCCGACGAGGTACCGCGGGTCGAACAGACGGTACGCGAGGCGCTGTACCACCCCCGGCACGCCTACACCCACGACTGGCACACCGGAGACGTCGTCATCGCCGACAACTACACACTGCTACACGCCCGCGAGTCCTACACCAGGCACTGCAACCGACACCTCCGCCGGGTGCACGTGATGGGCGATCCGCCGTTGACCAACCCCGCGCTGCCGCGCCCGTGA
- a CDS encoding class I SAM-dependent methyltransferase, producing the protein MTASQDRYTFDNAAPTAAQRVRLLAESIDGHTTEVLAGLGIAQGWRCLEVGPGAGTITAWLAARVGPRGRVTALDLDPRHVPGGPTIEVRQDDVRTAALPDAHFDLIHARLVLMHLPERDEVLRRLAGALRPGGLLVVSDWDTTWRRGLLIAASDPAAAGAFDAYQDALANLVVSNGGDLAWASRVPLAMRSTGLVGITGVGHNRLHAGGDAGCLLHAANTHQLADPLRRWGLTVEQIERVRAAMAHPDTLIHSYWLYTTVGRRPEE; encoded by the coding sequence GTGACCGCGTCCCAGGATCGGTACACCTTCGACAACGCCGCCCCCACGGCGGCCCAGCGGGTTCGGCTGCTCGCCGAGTCGATCGACGGGCACACCACCGAAGTGCTCGCCGGGCTGGGCATCGCACAGGGCTGGCGGTGCCTGGAGGTGGGTCCGGGCGCCGGCACAATCACCGCCTGGCTGGCCGCCCGGGTCGGTCCGCGCGGCCGAGTCACCGCGCTGGACCTCGACCCGCGGCACGTACCGGGCGGCCCGACCATCGAGGTACGCCAGGACGACGTGCGCACCGCCGCCCTGCCCGATGCCCACTTCGATCTGATCCACGCCCGGCTCGTGCTGATGCACCTGCCGGAGCGCGACGAGGTGCTGCGCCGCTTGGCCGGTGCGCTGCGCCCGGGCGGGCTGCTGGTCGTCTCCGATTGGGACACCACCTGGCGCCGGGGGCTGCTCATCGCGGCCAGCGACCCAGCCGCGGCCGGCGCGTTCGACGCCTACCAGGACGCGCTGGCCAACCTCGTGGTCAGCAACGGCGGCGACCTCGCGTGGGCCAGCCGCGTACCGCTGGCGATGCGCTCCACCGGGCTGGTCGGCATCACCGGGGTCGGGCACAACCGGCTGCACGCCGGCGGCGACGCCGGCTGCCTGCTGCACGCCGCGAACACTCACCAACTGGCCGACCCGTTGCGCCGGTGGGGGTTGACCGTCGAGCAGATCGAGCGGGTACGCGCGGCGATGGCCCACCCCGACACGTTGATCCACTCGTACTGGCTGTACACGACGGTCGGCCGCCGCCCGGAGGAGTGA